Part of the Microcoleus sp. AS-A8 genome, CCGTTTATCCATCCTGCATAATCTTGGTTTCTCTGACAGATAGAGAATAAGGACAACAAACTCAGGGTAATCGACATGATGAGGGCTGCATCAGGAGTCAGGAGAAAACTACCGTGGGCTGTTGTTACACTCATCGGAGTCATGGGGTTACTAGCACCCTTGCCAGGAAGAGTGGTAGGACAAGCTAATCCTCAAGAGTCAGCTCAACAGTCAGCCGAATTGGAGGAAGCCTTGCGGCTGAATCAACAGGTACTTCAGCTTTTAGACCTAGGGCAGTACGCTGCTGCCATGCCTTTGGCAGAACGTTCCTTGGCAATCTATGAGAAGGTACTGGGACTAGAGCATCCCTATGTTGCTACGACGTTCAACAATCTGGCAAATCTTTACCTGGAAATGGGGAACTACAGCTCTGCCGAACCTCTACTCCAACGCTCCTTGGTAATCCGCGAGAAGGTGCTGGGACCAGAGCATCCCGATGTTGCACAAAGTCTCAACAATCTGGCAACACTGTATCAGGATATGGGAAACTACAGCCAAGCCGAACCTCTCTACCAACGCGCCTTGGCAATCAATGAGAAAGTGCTGGGACCAGAGCATCCTGATGTTGCAAAAAGTCTCAACAATTTGGCATTGTTGTACCAAGTGCAGGGGAACTACAGCCAAGCTGAACGGCTGCACCAACGCTCCTTGGCAATCCGGGAAAAAGTGCTGGGCAAAGAGCATCCTTCTGTTGCCCTCAGTCTCAACAATCTGGCATTACTGTACCAGGCACAGGGGAACTACAGCCAAGCCGAACCTCTGTTCCAACGCTCCTTGGCAATCTCCGAGAAAGTGCTGGGTAAAGAGCATCCCGATGTTGCAAAAAGTCTCAACAATCTGGCAGGGCTGTACCACGCACAGGGAAACTACAGCCAAGCCGAACCTCTGTTCCAACGCTCCTTGGTAATCTATGAGAAAGTGCTGGGCAAAGAGCATCCCGATGTTGCAAAAAGTCTCAACAATTTGGCATTGTTGTACCAGGAAATGGGGAACTACAGCCAAGCCGAACCTCTCTACCAACGCTCCTTAGCAATCCTTGAAAAAGTGCTGGGTAAAGAGCATCCCCATGTTGCCCTCAGTCTCAACAATCTGGCTTCTCTGTACTTGGCACAGGGGAACATCGCCCGTACCCTTGAATTCTGGAGCCGTGGCACCAATATCGAAGAACGCAACCTTGCCCTCATCTTCACCACTGGCTCGGAAGCCCAGAAACGCGCCTACATCGGCACCCTCAGGGGTACAACCAACGGAACTGTCTCACTACACGTCCAAGACACACCTAACAACCCCGAAGCGGCCCGTCTCGCCCTGACTACTGTCCTCCAACGCAAAGGCATAGTCCTCGATGCTCTCACCGACAGCCTACAAACCTTGCGTCAAAACCTTAAACCCGAAGACCAGAAATTACTGAACGAACTGGCAGCTACTCGCTCCCAACTGGCGGCACTGCTGTTTAAGGGAACTGGTGATCTCCCACCCGACCAATACCGCCAGCTTTTTACCACCCTCAAAGCCCAAGCTGACCAACTCGAAGGCATCCTC contains:
- a CDS encoding tetratricopeptide repeat protein, encoding MRAASGVRRKLPWAVVTLIGVMGLLAPLPGRVVGQANPQESAQQSAELEEALRLNQQVLQLLDLGQYAAAMPLAERSLAIYEKVLGLEHPYVATTFNNLANLYLEMGNYSSAEPLLQRSLVIREKVLGPEHPDVAQSLNNLATLYQDMGNYSQAEPLYQRALAINEKVLGPEHPDVAKSLNNLALLYQVQGNYSQAERLHQRSLAIREKVLGKEHPSVALSLNNLALLYQAQGNYSQAEPLFQRSLAISEKVLGKEHPDVAKSLNNLAGLYHAQGNYSQAEPLFQRSLVIYEKVLGKEHPDVAKSLNNLALLYQEMGNYSQAEPLYQRSLAILEKVLGKEHPHVALSLNNLASLYLAQGNIARTLEFWSRGTNIEERNLALIFTTGSEAQKRAYIGTLRGTTNGTVSLHVQDTPNNPEAARLALTTVLQRKGIVLDALTDSLQTLRQNLKPEDQKLLNELAATRSQLAALLFKGTGDLPPDQYRQLFTTLKAQADQLEGILSTRSAFFRTESRPVTIEAVQPLIPADAALVELMLYRPFNAKATKPGQKWGAPRYVAYVLHSTGEPKWVDLGEAEPINQAVADFRKALRSTLSSNVKPVARTLDEKLMQPVRKLLGNSRTVLLSPDSQLNLIPFAALVDENNRYLVENYSISYLSSGRDLLRLQNPTKSSSAPVLIANPDYDNPGNPSVPVATIRSTKNQRSTDLVQLQFGPLPGTASEAEAIAPMLPGVTLLTGMGATENALKQLQSPFILHIATHGFFLNDVPIGASPDFSRSLFQDRSSLEPVPTSVPPSRLTTGNTENPLLRSGIALAGFNPRQSGSEDGVLTALEAAGLNLSGTELVVLSACETGLGDVVSGDGVYGLRRALAVAGTESQLISLWKVDDEGTKDLMVSYYKRLMANVERSQALRQTQLEMLQNPQYQHPYYWAAFIPSGDWTAMR